Proteins found in one Pelobacter seleniigenes DSM 18267 genomic segment:
- a CDS encoding type II secretion system protein, whose translation MGKKVLSQRGFTLLELAVVVSIISILAVFALNRYYKLLVDVERASMTHDIGVMRSAISLQVADYYVRGDMAGLKQLIGSNPMELLAETPVNYLGVVSRSKQADIEPGSWYFDPAAQTLVYLVRNQLYFETALEGRARARFKISPVYSEKLQGGVKTSYLSGLTLQALEPYRWLNPWG comes from the coding sequence ATGGGCAAAAAAGTTCTATCCCAACGCGGTTTCACCCTGCTGGAACTGGCTGTGGTTGTCTCCATTATAAGCATCCTGGCCGTTTTTGCCCTGAACCGTTACTACAAGCTGCTTGTCGACGTGGAGCGTGCCTCCATGACTCACGATATCGGGGTCATGCGCAGTGCTATCAGCCTTCAGGTTGCGGATTATTATGTCCGTGGCGACATGGCTGGCCTGAAACAGTTGATTGGCTCCAATCCCATGGAATTGCTGGCGGAAACACCCGTCAACTACCTGGGGGTGGTGTCACGCAGCAAGCAGGCAGACATCGAGCCAGGCTCTTGGTATTTTGACCCGGCAGCGCAGACCCTGGTTTACCTGGTCAGAAACCAGCTTTATTTTGAGACCGCGCTCGAGGGGCGGGCGCGGGCAAGATTTAAAATTTCCCCGGTGTATTCCGAAAAGCTACAGGGAGGTGTCAAAACAAGCTATTTATCCGGACTGACCCTACAGGCGCTTGAGCCCTATCGCTGGCTCAATCCCTGGGGCTGA